From the genome of Biomphalaria glabrata chromosome 1, xgBioGlab47.1, whole genome shotgun sequence, one region includes:
- the LOC106076685 gene encoding uncharacterized protein LOC106076685: METVHFTLSDSDISDFILNAYNKQVCVIKQFKSHEDKVLLVQELHPFKEGDKYIFKILLFKKDEETLFKRITAVKFLLQQGFICSEFLKGKDGNYTQSFEKGGSKYLCILYSYLPGIELEYAVDLRDIRTLFETGALVGYLHKTFESFSVENLNPDPEDAWLFSNFHLLKKEEYLCNVKCQDLKEKIVKAIEDAEKSFLSKQNVLKKGFVHGDFHTLNVIVKEAMIDLRKDNFLCTEISLSSSVSKETKGSHLELLNCLTQSQHTSKNASIEYLLLKYGIIDFGEIIYTFRVLEVGRLITDIMVSILMAHYFNKGRVINVQHTAEKSHSHKEDILILNGEETKLVGNNSLDIPVYHDDQTVKLPDSEKIVKDICKAGAVILKGYFSTNSLSECELAVLMDAMLISLAQYIVLIDLSQMKDDEESQIDLKCRESSIILFQEFCKIEKDDFFRLYLDVVCNISQELV, encoded by the exons ATGGAAACTGTCCATTTTACTTTATCAGATTCAGATATTTCTGATTTCATTTTAAACGCCTACAATAAACAAGTGTGTGTTATAAAGCAGTTTAAATCCCATGAAGACAAAGTTCTACTGGTACAAGAGCTTCATCCATTTAAGGAAGGAGACAAATACATCTTTAAAATTCTGCTCTTTAAAAAAgatgaagaaactttgtttaaaaGGATTACAGCTGTTAAATTTTTGCTTCAACAAGGCTTCATATGTTCTgaatttttaaaaggaaaagatGGTAATTATACACAGTCATTTGAAAAAG GTGGttcaaaatatttatgtattttatattcTTACCTGCCTGGAATAGAACTGGAATATGCTGTGGATCTACGGGACATCAGAACACTCTTTGAAACTGGAGCTTTAGTTGGATATTTACATAAGACATTTGAG AGCTTCTCTGTTGAAAATTTGAATCCTGATCCAGAAGATGCATGGTTATTTagtaattttcatttgttaaaaaaagaagaatatctCTGCAACGTCAAG TGCCAAgacttgaaagaaaaaattgtaaaaGCGATAGAAGATGCTGAGAAATCATTTCTGTCGAAACAAAATGTCTTGAAAAAAG GATTTGTCCATGGCGATTTTCATACTTTAAATGTAATTGTTAAGGAAGCAATGATAGAtttaagaaaagacaattttcTGTGTACTGAAATTTCACTTTCATCTTCAGTGTCTAAGGAGACCAAGGGCAGTCATTTGGAACTATTAAATTGTCTAACACAGAGTCAACATACCTCTAAAAATGCTTCAATAGAATACTTGCTACTGAAATATGGAATAATAGACTTTGGAGAAATTATATACACTTTTAGAGTTTTAGAAGTTGGTAGACTCATAACAGATATTATGGTGTCAATACTTATGGCTCACTATTTTAATAAGGGTCGTGTAATAAATGTTCAACACACAGCTGAAAAATCTCATAGTCATAAAGAagatatattaattttaaatggtGAAGAGACAAAACTTGTGGGAAATAACTCTCTGGATATCCCTGTTTATCATGATGATCAAACTGTCAAGTTGCCAGATAGTGAGAAAATTGTGAAAGATATATGCAAGGCAGGAGCAGTAATTTTAAAAGGTTACTTTTCAACAAACTCACTTTCTGAATGTGAACTTGCTGTTTTGATGGATGCAATGTTAATTTCCCTAGCACAATACATTGTATTGA TTGATCTCTCCCAGATGAAAGATGATGAGGAATCACAAATTGACTTAAAATGTCGTGAGTCTTCTATCATCCTATTTCAAGAGTTTTGCAAGATTGAGAAAGATGATTTCTTCAGGCTGTACTTGGATGTTGTTTGCAATATATCACAGGAATTGGTGTAA